In the genome of Oscarella lobularis chromosome 1, ooOscLobu1.1, whole genome shotgun sequence, one region contains:
- the LOC136190636 gene encoding uncharacterized protein has translation MTSSFLLVVIVSSSWLGSASDECTGGNSVLVVPSSGPTVCLPLDDYIQLQKDASSDGESTDAPPPTSAVSASTPSQSVSSSALLLYRYMFPLWLQTHATFTETPSSVSAQNIEFGTGSTIGGVLFKVKLIEAGILNDDQAYSIQIGFFFTFPGDSDPRLQICDGNYCAGFWYRDPNQARASYGIDSVSTCGNSYSGSSVTAPQSSTTNWNIRLEIHPNSTSGITYVSTVSSTHEYSQKLKPSQGLHFKVCRASADGTFQFHLFELAVNSNK, from the exons atgacgtcgtcctttttgCTTGTGGTCATTGTTTCAAGTTCCTGGCTTGGATCTGCATCAGATGAGTGTACAGGAGGCAATTCCGTTTTAGTTGTTCCGTCATCGGGGCCCACTGTGTGTCTTCCACTTGACGACTacattcaacttcaaaaagacgcaTCCAGCGATGGAGAATCG ACGgacgctcctcctccaacatcCGCCGTTTCCGCATCAACTCCGAGCCAG AGCGTTTCGAGTTCGGCGCTGCTACTCTATCGCTACATGTTTCCTCTTTGGCTACAAACTCACGCGACTTTTACGGAGACACCATCTTCGGTGTCGGCGCAAAATATTGAATTTGGTACTGGGTCAACGATTGGAGGTGTATTGTTTAAA GTGAAATTGATTGAAGCTGGAATTCTAAATGACGATCAAGCCTACTCCATTCAgattggctttttctttacGTTTCCGGGCGACAGTGATCCGCGTCTTCAAATCTGCGACGGCAATTACTGCGCGGGTTTTTGGTACCGAGATCCAAACCAAGCTCGTGCTTCCTACGGCATTGATTCAGTTAGCACATGTGGCAACTCATATAGTGGTAGCTCTGTCACTGCACCACAATCATCTACAACTAACTGGAACATTCGTCTTGAAATTCATCCGAATTCTACGTCAGGAATTACGTACGTTAGCACAGTTTCATCGACACACGAGTACagtcaaaaattgaagccgagTCAAGGTCTTCACTTCAAAGTGTGCAGAGCCAGCGCAGACGGAAcgtttcaatttcatctgTTCGAGCTGGCTGTGAATTCGAACAAATAA
- the LOC136188847 gene encoding uncharacterized protein, with amino-acid sequence MTSSFLLVVIVSSSSLGSASAECTGGNSVLSVPSSGPTVCLPIDDYIRLQKDASSEGESTDAPPPTSAVSASAPSQSVSSSALLLYRYMSPLWLQTHANFTETPSSVSAQNIEFGSGPTDHGVLFKVKLIEAGILNDDRAYSIQIGFLYVSRRQSSASSNLRRQ; translated from the exons atgacgtcgtcctttttgCTGGTGGTCATTGTTTCAAGTTCCTCGCTTGGATCTGCATCAGCTGAGTGTACAGGAGGCAATTCCGTTTTATCTGTTCCGTCATCGGGGCCCACTGTGTGTCTTCCAATTGACGACTACATTcgacttcaaaaagacgcatccagcgaaggagaatcg ACGgacgctcctcctccaacatcTGCCGTTTCCGCATCAGCTCCGAGCCAG AGCGTTTCGAGTTCGGCGCTACTACTCTATCGCTACAtgtctcctctttggctACAAACTCACGCCAATTTTACGGAGACGCCGTCTTCGGTGTCCGCGCAAAATATCGAATTTGGTAGTGGACCAACGGACCACGGTGTATTGTTTAAA GTCAAATTGATTGAAGCTGGAATTCTAAATGACGATCGAGCCTACTCCATTCAGATTGGCTTTCTTTACGTTTCCAGGCGACAGTCATCCGCGTCTTCAAATCTGCGACGGCAATAA
- the LOC136183307 gene encoding uncharacterized protein, whose product MTSLLLLVVTVSSSWLGSASDECTGGDRSSVLVVPSSGPTVCLPLDDYIQLQKDASSDGESTDAPPTSAVSASTPSQSVSSSALLLYRYMSPLWLQTHATFTETPSSVSAQNIEFGSGSTIYSVLFKVKLIEAGVLNDDQAYSIQIGFFYANPAISNSRLQICDGNYCAGFYYQDPHRASASYGIDSVSACSSTVSSSTILTPESSTTNWNIRLEIHPNSTSGITSVSTTSLTYEYEQKLKPSQGLHLKLCRTNTVETYRFHLFELAVYSNN is encoded by the exons atgacgtcgttacTGTTGCTAGTGGTCACTGTTTCAAGTTCCTGGCTTGGATCTGCATCAGATGAGTGTACAGGAGGCGATCGTTCTTCCGTTTTAGTTGTTCCGTCATCGGGGCCCACTGTGTGTCTTCCACTTGACGACTacattcaacttcaaaaagacgcaTCCAGCGACGGAGAATCG ACGGACGCTCCTCCAACATCCGCCGTTTCCGCATCAACTCCGAGCCAG AGCGTTTCGAGTTCGGCGCTGCTACTCTATCGCTACAtgtctcctctttggctACAAACTCACGCGACCTTTACGGAGACACCATCTTCGGTGTCCGCGCAAAATATCGAATTTGGTAGTGGATCAACGATCTACAGTGTATTGTTTAAA GTGAAAttgattgaagctggagttCTAAATGACGATCAAGCTTACTCCATTCAGATTGGCTTTTTCTATGCAAATCCGGCCATCAGTAATTCGCGTCTTCAAATCTGCGACGGCAATTACTGCGCGGGTTTTTACTACCAAGATCCACACCGTGCTAGTGCTTCCTACGGCATTGATTCAGTTAGCGCATGTAGCAGCACAGTGAGTAGTAGCACTATCCTTACACCAGAATCATCCACAACTAACTGGAACATTCGCCTTGAAATTCATCCGAATTCTACGTCAGGAATTACGTCCGTTAGCACAACTTCACTGACATATGAGTACGaacaaaaattgaagccgagCCAAGGTCTTCACCTAAAACTTTGCAGAACCAACACAGTCGAAACGTATCGATTTCATCTGTTCGAACTGGCTGTGTATTCGAACAATTAA
- the LOC136190651 gene encoding uncharacterized protein, whose protein sequence is MTSSFLLVVIVSSSWLGSASDECTGGNSVLVVPSSGPTVCLPLDDYIQLQKDASSNGESTDAPPPTSAVSASTPSQSVSSSALLLYRYMSPLWLQTHANFTQTPSSVSAQNIEFGSGSTYRGVLFRVKLIEAGVLNDDQAYSIQIGFFFSVPTDCDPILQICDGNYCVGFLYGNPNHAYISFGVDSVSKCSGTVLSAITLPQSSTNNWNIRLEIHPNSTSGITYVSTTSFTYEYSQKLKPSRGLHFKVCRNDTPETFQFHLFELALYSNK, encoded by the exons atgacgtcgtcctttttgCTGGTGGTCATTGTTTCAAGTTCCTGGCTTGGATCTGCATCAGATGAGTGTACAGGAGGCAATTCCGTTTTAGTTGTTCCGTCATCGGGGCCCACTGTGTGTCTTCCACTTGACGACTacattcaacttcaaaaagacgcaTCCAGCAACGGAGAATCG ACGgacgctcctcctccaacatcCGCCGTTTCCGCATCAACTCCGAGCCAG AGCGTTTCGAGTTCGGCGCTGCTGCTCTATCGCTACAtgtctcctctttggctACAAACTCACGCGAATTTTACGCAGACACCATCTTCGGTGTCTGCGCAAAATATCGAATTTGGTAGTGGATCAACGTATAGAGGTGTGTTGTTTAGA GTCAAAttgattgaagctggagttCTAAATGACGATCAAGCCTACTCCATTCAgattggctttttcttttcggtTCCGACCGACTGTGATCCGATTCTTCAAATCTGCGACGGAAATTACTGCGTGGGTTTTTTGTACGGAAATCCAAACCATGCTTATATTTCCTTCGGCGTTGATTCAGTTAGCAAATGTAGCGGCACAGTTCTTAGCGCTATCACTTTACCACAATCATCTACAAATAACTGGAACATTCGCCTTGAAATTCATCCTAATTCTACGTCAGGAATTACGTACGTTAGCACAACTTCATTCACATATGAGTACagtcaaaaattgaagccgagTCGAGGTCTTCACTTCAAAGTGTGCAGAAATGACACGCCCGAAAcgtttcaatttcatctgTTCGAGCTGGCTTTGTACTCGAACAAATAA